The proteins below come from a single Streptomyces tubercidicus genomic window:
- a CDS encoding TOMM precursor leader peptide-binding protein encodes MTDAATAARTGRLAETLRPARPADPATAPTAPVAVVGKGVLASSIRAALARTHPLVPEEDPACAAVVTAEDRWVTATEPPRPDVPWLPVRVELGLLVVGPTTVPGRAGCARCARTRRQRALGKDSARAALLARHGDRLADRASPVLTTWACETTAALVTDELSATAGRLTDSALAFVSLTTMAVDVHRFLPDPACSWCGGLPADRPPDLMGRPRPKPRRDVPRVRDLRADWAELVARYVDGRTGLVRQLDVRTDYPYPMVSAPLHLPGGEQEAGFGRDLDYAACARTALAEALERLGGARPGGRRTTVRAGYAEVADRALCPLDLGLYPPERYAEPDFPYPPYDPDLELNWVWGHSFARDAPVLVPEDYAYYRTRHGNPAARPLAYEVSNGCALGGCLEEAALHGLVELAERDAFLLTWYARLPVPRVDLRTVSDPRVGALAERIRQDSGHRVLAFATTPEHGIPTAWVMAVGPRGPGRPDEPAAVCAAGAHFDPECALRNGLLELAANLGWNRAAFREERDRIAAMVDEPDLVREMRDHALLYCHPAAFDRFAFLLGDDSDSDRGGLPVEEAFAQATCRPRGADIRDDLAEAVARFTERGLDVVVVDQTTDEHRAGGLACAKVIVPGLLPMTFGHRMRRTHGLPRLLRLPSELGYRKAPLAEEEINPHPHPFP; translated from the coding sequence CGAGACCCTCCGCCCGGCCCGCCCCGCCGACCCCGCGACGGCCCCCACCGCCCCCGTCGCCGTCGTCGGCAAGGGCGTCCTCGCCTCTTCGATCCGTGCCGCCCTGGCCCGTACGCACCCGCTGGTGCCGGAGGAGGACCCGGCGTGTGCCGCGGTCGTCACGGCCGAGGACCGCTGGGTGACCGCGACCGAGCCGCCGCGCCCCGACGTGCCCTGGCTGCCGGTACGGGTCGAGCTCGGCCTGCTCGTGGTCGGCCCGACGACCGTCCCGGGGCGGGCCGGCTGCGCCCGGTGCGCCCGGACGCGCCGGCAGCGGGCTCTCGGCAAGGACAGTGCCCGTGCGGCTCTCCTGGCGCGGCACGGCGACCGGCTCGCCGACCGTGCGTCACCGGTCCTGACCACCTGGGCGTGCGAAACGACCGCCGCTCTCGTCACGGACGAACTGAGCGCCACCGCCGGGCGGTTGACCGACAGCGCCCTCGCCTTCGTGTCGTTGACCACCATGGCCGTCGATGTGCACCGCTTCCTGCCCGACCCGGCATGCAGCTGGTGCGGCGGGCTCCCGGCGGACCGGCCGCCCGACCTCATGGGGCGGCCCCGGCCCAAGCCCCGGCGGGACGTCCCGCGCGTGCGCGATCTGAGAGCGGACTGGGCGGAGCTGGTCGCCCGGTACGTCGACGGGCGCACGGGACTGGTCCGGCAGCTCGATGTGCGGACCGACTACCCGTACCCCATGGTCTCCGCCCCGCTGCATCTGCCGGGCGGGGAGCAGGAGGCCGGGTTCGGCCGCGACCTTGACTATGCGGCGTGCGCCCGCACCGCGCTCGCCGAAGCCCTGGAACGGCTGGGCGGGGCCCGGCCGGGCGGGCGCCGGACGACGGTGCGGGCCGGCTACGCGGAGGTCGCCGACCGGGCACTGTGCCCGCTCGACCTGGGCCTGTATCCGCCCGAGCGCTACGCCGAGCCGGACTTCCCCTATCCGCCGTACGACCCGGACCTGGAGCTCAACTGGGTGTGGGGACACTCCTTCGCCCGTGACGCCCCCGTTCTGGTACCGGAGGACTACGCGTACTACCGCACCCGGCACGGCAACCCGGCGGCGCGGCCCCTGGCGTACGAGGTGTCCAACGGGTGCGCGCTGGGCGGCTGCCTGGAGGAGGCGGCGCTGCACGGGCTGGTCGAACTCGCCGAGCGGGACGCGTTCCTGCTGACCTGGTACGCCCGCCTCCCGGTGCCGCGGGTCGACCTGCGGACGGTGTCCGACCCCCGTGTCGGCGCGCTCGCCGAGCGCATCCGGCAGGACAGCGGCCACCGGGTGCTGGCCTTCGCCACCACCCCGGAGCACGGCATCCCCACGGCATGGGTGATGGCGGTGGGTCCGAGGGGACCGGGTCGGCCCGACGAACCCGCCGCGGTCTGCGCCGCAGGGGCGCACTTCGACCCCGAATGCGCCCTGCGGAACGGCCTGTTGGAGCTCGCGGCGAACCTGGGGTGGAACCGGGCGGCCTTCCGCGAGGAACGGGACCGTATCGCGGCGATGGTCGACGAGCCGGATCTGGTGCGCGAGATGCGGGACCATGCGCTGCTGTACTGCCACCCGGCCGCGTTCGACCGGTTCGCCTTCCTGCTCGGCGACGACAGCGACTCCGACAGAGGCGGCCTGCCCGTCGAGGAGGCGTTCGCACAGGCCACCTGCCGACCGCGCGGCGCGGACATCCGCGACGATCTGGCCGAGGCGGTGGCCCGGTTCACCGAGCGGGGCCTGGACGTCGTCGTGGTCGACCAGACCACGGACGAGCACCGTGCGGGCGGGCTGGCCTGCGCGAAGGTGATCGTGCCGGGGCTGCTGCCGATGACGTTCGGGCACCGGATGCGCCGCACCCACGGGCTGCCCCGGCTGCTGCGGCTCCCCTCCGAACTCGGGTACCGCAAGGCGCCGTTGGCCGAGGAGGAGATCAACCCTCACCCGCACCCGTTCCCGTGA